In Zingiber officinale cultivar Zhangliang chromosome 3B, Zo_v1.1, whole genome shotgun sequence, a single window of DNA contains:
- the LOC122056711 gene encoding uncharacterized protein LOC122056711 isoform X4, translating to MIVRISIFSCFKMWQSICCFFFLNLRQILPISLMLQRLAYVFLQCLLVHFIQFSIFLVKDASKSNPSSTLTVSSNFEAQPRRSRSPPFPEIASSSIVFRPDSVIALLRKAYKDSYLGIVCRKASKAIHRLMETSKLSGEGSYVDDSTLSSVSEEIVKSEANSHVELTDYSTLFGPELKLPDDQWDASYLNVLDVAAVEEGILHVLFGCASQPLLCCKLADSNSNFGPIFPLIQALLPALRPPISSPLDQVDDSFSQWKHPSVHRALSQIMTMSSSSVYHPLLHACAGYLSSFLSSHAKAACVLIDLCSGPLSPWIPTITAKVDLAIELIEDLLGVIQNAPQSIARARSALKYILLAISGHVDDVLAKYKEHKHRLLFLFEMLEPFLYPLIAGKRNTISLLDASSHLAKQENCFIALNIIRTALQRPAILPSVESEWRRGSVGPSVLLSVLVPQFPLPLDIDICKFSNPKVASQDSFSVSSPSISCSPDEANGKNDVNEAAAKKNAFEDADLLFVPIELTQAVLTSTSNYLAEDNVNLNSDCSNNEAKKISKNNFQLNTGFFADYFYSQADYLQLVNHQDSVFRASEFERLASDFCSEVNRTPESHEAIIDALLLAAECHVNPFFMMSYGCNSKLVNELKTVESSLKENSGVIELNKGLKNNVDLETIAHLERKRDLTVLQILLRAAKLNIEFLNNLSLSQPQLDDPQDNEQVVQISTLDTESVDAVTFVRQNQTILCCFIVGQLRREQQSSHETLLHSLLFLLHSATELSCPPEVVIDIILHSAEKLNLEVTSLYMQVNTGNRVTETEKLHRLQRRWTLLQKLVIASSGNGEMDHICGVHSGFMYRNLVPPFSWTQKISRFASSTLPLARFLGWLAVSRNAKQCLKEHLSLVSDLSEISSILSIFADELALTENLQNRKADTALLHPLDTKKHLQLDKDFESSNQLDAQLSFQVLFPHLHMFFPNMRSQFGEFGEIILQAVGWQLKCLPSSVVPDLLCWFADLCLWPYLKTLKGHLCVAKDANSLKGYAARNAKAVLLYVLESIIVEHMEALTHEMPRVAHILMSFCRAPYCDVAFLDSVLSLLGPLISYFLRIICINEKHLSEASLEEDFELSNFEELFSNIKCRKGSNGLTEEKNIHGPLMIVILGHLFPDLSFRRKKEVIESLLLWVDFTTSEPIPFIYDYICAFQKFINSCLILVTLVLKSFGFHHRANSKQSTEGGQKIRTDNALNYETDSLELPDYDINRSSETYDSVGIDAGVEVVHSLSADEVEEFTNLLEKFISGLFPAVEASWKVHHKLATRLTFTSAKCLLLSKFLYYFIHDKSREGDDGGIHQTSLNDHSSKYWVKALEGLIETVSSSQANHCWQVALVMLDFLFKLPKNISFFTVVSPVCVLIKKFCCHAPKISWRLQSDKWISYLFERGIDNLSGNEATLVDLFCTLLGHSEPEQRAVALQHLGRIIGLNNFNSLIELPYSVKQSLIQSQSLGTIPDSVISILVTQTWDRVTVVALSDPSMLLRTHAMVLLLAFLPFAERKQVQSILVATDSILRGVGKINNSVETGELTRLSLHILASACLYSPAEDITLVPETVWRNLEKMGTSKTGMLNDLEKSLCSALCKLRCESDDAKLALQELLSSGSAWKQTDPKFTTIRESILQVLSSLTSIQSYFDFFSERVVLQAQELEEAEIEVELLKKEVASEDASASQLEVDTSQTTEKENNRLQQIKDEVRSLERAKIREEVVARRQKKLLMRHTRQKRLEEAALREMELLQELDRERNSKVERDVERQRELELERARTRELQYNLDMEKERQIQKEIQRELEQVESGVRPSRREFSSNPNSRSRERYRDRDDGRSRQEANIKSSNRGHDGGTSQTTLAVSAGAPSGPTVVLTGSRIYTGQPLTILQSRDRSSERAPSYEDSIEGNRDSGDTSSIGDSELGLAFDGSPGGFGSAPRHGSRGSKSRSIVERRERDGRREGKWERKHS from the exons ATGATTGTCAGGATATCCATCTTCAG CTGCTTCAAGATGTGGCAAAGCATCTGTTGTTTTTTCTTCCTCAACTTGAG ACAGATCTTACCAATTTCTCTGATGCTGCAGAGACTAGCATACGTTTTTTTGCAATGCTTGCTGGTCCATTTTATCCAATTCTCCATCTTTCTAGTGAAAG ATGCATCTAAAAGTAACCCATCATCTACTTTGACAGTGTCATCGAACTTTGAG GCACAACCCAGGCGATCACGCAGTCCACCCTTTCCTGAAATTGCTTCTAGCTCTATAGTGTTTCGACCTGATTCTGTCATAGCCCTGTTAAGGAAAGCTTACAAGGATTCTTATCTTGGAATTGTTTGCCGTAAA GCCTCAAAGGCAATACACAGGCTTATGGAGACAAGTAAGCTCTCAGGGGAAGGAAGCTATGTTGATGACTCCACTTTATCTTCAGTTTCTGAGGAGATTGTCAAGAGTGAAGCCAACAGTCATGTTGAGCTAACTGATTACTCAACCTTGTTTGGGCCAGAACTTAAATTACCTGATGACCAATGGGATGCTTCTTACTTGAATGTGTTGGATGTTGCTGCAGTTGAAGAAGGCATTCTCCATGTCCTATTTGGATGTGCTTCACAA CCTCTCCTATGTTGCAAATTGGCAGACAGTAATTCAAATTTTGGCCCCATTTTCCCACTGATACAAGCTCTGCTTCCAG CACTTCGCCCTCCAATCAGCAGCCCCCTTGATCAAGTTGATGACAGTTTTTCACAGTGGAAACATCCTTCTGTGCATCGCGCTCTTTCTCAG ATAATGACTATGTCATCATCATCAGTATATCATCCTCTTCTTCATGCTTGTGCGGGATACCTGTCTTCTTTTCTATCATCTCAT GCAAAAGCAGCTTGTGTGCTTATTGATCTATGTTCCGGACCTTTATCACCATGGATACCTACAATTACTGCAAAG GTTGATCTTGCAATTGAACTCATAGAGGACCTCTTGGGTGTTATTCAG AATGCTCCCCAATCTATTGCTCGTGCTCGCTCTGCACTGAAGTATATCTTGTTGGCCATCTCTGGACATGTGGATGATGTGCTAGCAAAATATAAG GAACATAAACATAGGCTGCTGTTTCTTTTTGAGATGCTAGAGCCTTTCCTCTATCCTTTGATTGCTGGAAAAAGGAATACAATTTCTTTGTTAGATGCTTCTTCACATTTGGCAAAACAGGAGAACTGTTTCATTGCACTCAATATTATACGCACAGCTTTGCAAAGGCCTGCTATTCTCCCTTCAGTCGAATCTGAGTGGAGACGTGGATCGGTTGGACCAAG TGTGCTTCTTTCTGTTCTGGTTCCACAGTTTCCATTACCATTAGACATTGACATTTGCAAATTTTCAAATCCCAAAGTTGCTAGTCAAGATTCTTTCTCTGTTTCTTCTCCTAGCATTTCCTGTAGTCCTGATGAGGCTAATGGAAAGAATGATGTAAATGAAGCCGCGGCAAAAAAGAATGCGTTTGAAGATGCTGACCTATTGTTTGTCCCTATTGAATTGACACAAGCTGTGTTGACAAGTACTTCCAACTATCTTGCCGAGGACAATGTGAATTTGAATTCTGATTGCAGCAATAATGAGGCAAAAAAGATATCAAAGAACAATTTTCAGTTGAATACTGGTTTCTTTGCTGATTACTTCTATTCACAGGCAGATTATCTGCAACTTGTGAATCATCAAGATTCAGTATTTCGGGCTTCAGAATTTGAACGGTTGGCATCCGACTTCTGTTCAGAGGTCAACAGAACACCAGAAAGCCATGAAGCTATAATAGATGCATTGCTCTTAGCTGCAGAGTGTCATGTCAATCCATTTTTTATGATGTCTTATGGATGTAACTCGAAACTTGTCAATGAGTTGAAAACGGTTGAATCTAGTTTAAAGGAAAACAGTGGAGTAATTGAGTTAAATAAGGGCCTGAAAAATAATGTAGATCTGGAGACCATAGCTCATCTTGAAAGGAAAAGGGACTTAACTGTTCTACAAATTTTACTCCGTGCTGCTAAActtaatattgaatttttgaataatttGTCACTTTCTCAACCTCAGTTAGATGATCCTCAAGATAATGAACAGGTTGTGCAAATATCAACATTGGACACTGAATCAGTTGATGCAGTAACATTTGTTAGACAGAATCAGACAATACTATGTTGTTTTATAGTTGGACAATTGAGAAGGGagcaacaatcatcacatgaaaCCCTTCTACATAGTCTCCTCTTTCTACTTCATTCTGCAACTGAGTTATCTTGTCCTCCTGAGGTTGTAATTGACATCATACTGCACTCAGCTGAAAAACTTAATCTAGAAGTTACATCTTTGTACATGCAAGTGAACACCGGAAATAGAGTGACCGAAACAGAAAAGTTGCACAGATTGCAAAGGCGTTGGACCCTTCTTCAAAAATTGGTGATAGCATCTTCTGGCAATGGGGAGATGGATCACATTTGTGGAGTCCATAGTGGTTTTATGTACAGAAATTTAGTCCCACCTTTCTCGTGGACTCAGAAAATATCTAGATTTGCAAGTTCTACATTACCCCTTGCAAGATTTCTAGGATGGCTTGCGGTTTCTCGAAATGCCAAGCAATGCTTGAAGGAACACCTGTCTCTTGTCTCTGATCTTTCTGAAATTTCATCGATATTGTCAATTTTTGCCGATGAGTTGGCACTTACTGAAAATTTACAGAACAGGAAAGCTGATACAGCACTATTACATCCATTGGACACCAAAAAACACTTGCAACTTGATAAAGATTTTGAATCCTCTAATCAGTTAGACGCTCAACTATCCTTCCAAGTACTTTTTCCTCACCTGCATATGTTCTTTCCGAACATGAGAAGCCAGTTTGGTGAGTTTGGAGAGATTATTTTGCAAGCTGTTGGGTGGCAACTCAAATGTCTTCCTTCCAGTGTCGTGCCTGATTTACTCTGCTGGTTTGCTGATTTGTGTTTGTGGCCATATCTCAAAACATTAAAAGGCCATCTTTGTGTTGCAAAAGATGCTAACTCTTTGAAAGGTTATGCTGCTAGAAATGCTAAAGCAGTTCTCCTTTATGTGCTTGAATCAATTATTGTTGAACACATGGAGGCATTAACACATGAAATGCCCAGGGTAGCTCATATATTGATGTCATTTTGTAGAGCCCCATATTGTGATGTTGCTTTTCTTGACTCTGTTCTCTCTCTATTGGGGCCACTAATTTCCTACTTTCTGCGGATAATTTGCATCAATGAGAAGCACTTGTCTGAAGCATCACTTGAAGAGGACTTTGAGTTGTCAAACTTTGAAGAACTGTTTAGCAATATTAAGTGTAGAAAGGGATCTAATGGGCTTACTGAAGAGAAGAACATTCATGGACCTTTGATGATTGTCATTTTAGGTCATCTGTTCCCTGATCTGTCCTTCAGGAGGAAAAAAGAAGTAATAGAGTCTTTGTTATTGTGGGTTGATTTTACTACTTCAGAGCCCATACCTTTTATCTATGATTATATCTGTGCTTTTCAGAAATTCATTAATAGTTGTCTAATTTTAGTAACGTTAGTTCTGAAGTCATTTGGTTTCCATCACCGAGCCAATAGTAAACAGTCAACTGAAGGGGGTCAAAAAATCAGAACTGATAATGCCTTAAATTATGAGACCGATTCACTAGAACTTCCTGATTATGATATAAACAGGTCGTCTGAAACATATGACAGTGTTGGCATTGATGCTGGTGTTGAAGTGGTCCATAGTCTCTCTGCTGATGAAGTTGAGGAATTCACGAACTTACTAGAGAAGTTCATTTCTGGGCTTTTTCCAGCTGTTGAAGCTAGTTGGAAAGTGCATCATAAGTTGGCAACAAGGCTAACATTTACATCAGCCAAATGCTTATTATTGTCAAAATTCTTGTATTACTTCATTCATGACAAAAGTAGGGAAGGGGATGATGGCGGCATACATCAAACCAGTTTAAATGACCATTCATCTAAATACTGGGTGAAAGCTCTTGAAGGACTTATAGAAACTGTCTCATCAAGTCAAGCTAATCATTGTTGGCAAGTAGCACTGGTCATGCTTGATTTCCTATTCAAGTTACCTAAGAACATTAGCTTTTTCACTGTTGTCTCTCCTGTATGCGTTTTGATCAAGAAGTTCTGTTGTCATGCACCAAAAATTTCATGGCGTTTGCAGAGTGATAAATGGATTTCATATTTATTTGAAAGGGGAATTGATAATCTTAGTGGAAATGAGGCTACATTAGTGGACTTATTCTGCACATTGCTGGGTCATTCAGAACCAGAACAACGAGCTGTTGCATTGCAGCATCTTGGAAGAATTATTGGCCTGAACAACTTTAATAGTTTGATTGAACTTCCTTATTCAGTTAAACAAAGTCTGATTCAATCTCAATCGCTAGGGACTATTCCTGATTCTGTAATTTCCATTTTGGTTACACAGACATGGGATAGAGTGACTGTGGTAGCACTGTCAGACCCTTCAATGTTGTTGAGGACACATGCAATGGTTCTGTTACTAGCCTTCCTTCCTTTTGCTGAGAGAAAGCAAGTGCAATCCATTCTTGTAGCCACTGATTCCATTCTTAGAGGTGTAGGCAAAATAAACAATTCAGTGGAAACGGGTGAGTTGACAAGGCTTTCATTGCATATTCTAGCAAGTGCATGTCTTTATTCTCCTGCGGAGGACATTACTTTAGTACCTGAAACTGTTTGGAGAAACCTGGAGAAAATGGGAACGTCAAAAACAG gaatGCTTAATGACTTGGAAAAAAGTTTGTGCTCAGCTTTGTGTAAGCTTAGATGTGAATCTGACGATGCGAAACTG GCTTTACAAGAGCTACTGTCATCTGGCTCCGCTTGGAAACAAACTGATCCTAAATTCACAACCATTCGGGAGTCTATTCTTCag GTGCTGTCATCTCTGACTTCCATCCAATCCTACTTTGACTTTTTCTCGGAGAGAGTTGTTCTGCAGGCTCAG GAACTTGAAGAAGCTGAAATTGAAGTAGAGCTTCTTAAAAAAGAAGTAGCATCTGAGGATGCATCTGCCTCTCAGCTAGAAGTTGACACATCACAAACta CTGAGAAGGAGAATAATCGTCTTCAACAAATTAAGGATGAAGTTAGATCATT AGAGAGGGCTAAAATTAGAGAAGAAGTGGTAGCCCGCAGACAAAAAAAGCTTCTAATGAGACATACTCGCCAAAAACGCTTAGAAGAGGCAGCTTTGAGGGAAATGGAACTTCTTCAAGAACTTGACAG AGAGAGGAACAGCAAAGTGGAGCGGGATGTTGAGAGACAGCGGGAGTTGGAGCTTGAACGTGCAAGAACTAGGGAATTACAATACAATCTTGATATGGAAAAGGAAAGGCAGATACAG aAAGAGATTCAAAGGGAACTGGAGCAGGTCGAGTCTGGTGTTCGTCCTTCCCGTAGAGAATTTTCATCTAATCCGAACAG TCGGTCTAGGGAAAGATATCGTGACAGAGACGATGGCAGATCTAGACAAGAAGCAAACATAAAATCCAGCAACAGAGGCCATGATGGTGGAACTTCCCAGACAACATTAGCAGTCTCTGCTGGAGCACCTTCAGGACCAACTGTAGTTCTCACCGGATCTCGAATATATACAGGTCAACCTCTGACAATTTTGCAGTCGAGGGATCGTTCATCAGAACGTGCTCCAAGTTACGAAGACAGCATTGAGGGGAACAGGGATTCAGGTGATACAAGCAGCATTGGTGACTCTGAGCTAGGCTTGGCCTTTGATGGATCACCTGGTGGCTTTGGCTCAGCTCCCAGACACGGATCACGAGGGAGCAAGTCAAGGTCGATTGTCGAACGGAGAGAACGGGATGGAAGGCGAGAAGGAAAGTGGGAAAGAAAACACTCTTGA